GGATGAATTCGCAGAGCGGTTCGTTCAGCGGGATCTCTGCCGCGATTCTCCCCGCCTCCTCCACCGGAATCTCCCGCAGCAGCTCCACGCGCAGGCGGAAGCTTTCCTCAAACGGAAGGTCCCCGTTCATGGTACGTTCCGTAATCTCCCCGATCTTGTCAAAAAGGCCTATGGAACGCGCGATCTCGGGGAGAATTTCCGTTCTGGTAACGGTGGAATCAAGGTCTAGCAAAAATTGATACTGGTTCATATGCAGGCTGCCTCCTGAAAGTATTTTTTATCTCTTAAATTATACCGGAATCCGAGGGCCGGAGAAAGCAAATTGTAAGAAACTACAGGTATTGACAGAAATTACATAAAACGTTTTTCCGAACGGCGCGCTTCTTGTTTTTTAAGGGGCGGTATGCTATAATATTATCAAATCTGTCGAACCCGGAGCGGGGCACCGGCGCGCTTTTCCGCGGGCGCCGGCGTTTGGAACCGGGCAGCGGAAAAAGGGGCGACCGGCCCCCTGTTTCGCGGGTTGCGGGATGCCCGGCCTTACGGGGCTGAAAGACGAGAAGAAAGGCCATTGCGTCTGTGCAGGGGGATTTTTGCTGCACGGGCGTTTTTTTCACGAAGGGGATTGCGGGTTTGGCTTTTGAGCATTATATTTATAAAAACCAGAAAAAACTCCGCTGCGGCTACACCACGGGAAGCTGCGCGGCGATCGCCGCCCGCGGCGCGGTGCGCCTGCTGCTGACCGGAAAAGCGGGCCCTTCGGAAACGATCGTCACGCCTTCGGGGGTCCGCGTCTGCGCGGAGCTTCTGGACTGTGCGCGCGGCGCGGATTTCGCGCAGTGCGCCGTCAGGAAGGACGGCGGAGACGACCCCGACGCGACGGATGGGGCCCTGATTTACGCCAGGGCGGAAAAGGCCCCGGGCGCGGGCGTTTCGGTCGAGGGCGGGAAAGGCGTCGGCCGCGTGACGAAAAAAGGGCTCGACCAGCCCGTGGGGGCCGCCGCGATCAACCGCGTGCCGCGCCGGATGATCCTTCTGGAAGCGGAGCGGGCGGGCCGCGAAGCCGGCTATCCGGGCGGCCTCCGCATCGTGATCTCCGTCCCGGAAGGAGAGAAGATCGCCGCGAAAACGTTCAATCCCCGCCTCGGCATCGAAGGGGGAATCTCCATTCTGGGGACGAGCGGGATCGTGGAGCCGATGAGCGAGCAGGCCATGGCGGACAGCATCCGGCTCGAGCTCAGCCGCCTGCGGGTCGACGGACGCTCCGGCGCCGTCCTGACGCCGGGAAACTACGGGGCGGATTTTCTGAAAGAGCGGTTCGGCGCGCTTCTTCCCCTCACGGTCAAGTGCTCCAACTTTTTCGGGGCGACGCTCGATAACGCCGTGCAGCTCGGCTTTGAACGGATTCTGGTGGTGGGCCACATCGGAAAGCTCGTCAAGCTGGCCGCGGGCATCATGAACACCCACTCCCGCTGGGCCGACGCCCGCATGGAGATCCTGACGGCACACGCCGCGCTGTGCGGGGCGCCGCGCGCGGCCCTGCGGGAAGTGATGGATTCTGCGACCTGCGACGCCGCGCTGGAGGTTCTGGGCCGCGAGAGGCTTGTGCGCCCGGTGATGGAAAGCGTGATGGAAAAGATCGGTTTTCACCTTTCCCGACGCGTCGGATGCGGCGTCCGGGCGGAAGCGGTGATGTTCAGCAACGGGTACGGCCTTCTGGGGGAAACCACCGGGGCCGACGGCTTGATTCGGGAACTGACGGAGGAATCGTGATGGTCTATTTTGTGGGTGCCGGGCCGGGGGCGGCTGACCTGATTACCGTTCGCGGAAAAAAGCTGCTGGAGGGGGCGGACCTGATCGTTTACGCGGGCTCGCTGGTGAACCCCGAACTGCTGGACTTCGCCCGGCTGGGCTGCGTGAAGAAAAACAGCGCCGATATGACGCTGGAACAGGTGATCGAAGCGATGGTGCCGTTCGTGCGGCAGGGGAAGACGGTGGTCCGCCTGCACACGGGCGACCCGTCGGTTTTCGGGGCCATCCGCGAGCAGATGGACGCGCTGAAGAGCCGGGGCGTTCCGTTTCAGGTGGTGCCCGGCGTCAGCTCCTTCTGCGGAGCGGCGGCGACGCTCGGCGCGGAATACACGCTGCCGGGAGTCTCCCAGACCGTGATCCTCACCCGCCTTGCCGGCAGGACGCCG
This window of the Ruminococcaceae bacterium BL-6 genome carries:
- a CDS encoding protein of unknown function (Evidence 5 : Unknown function), with the translated sequence MFFKGRYAIILSNLSNPERGTGALFRGRRRLEPGSGKRGDRPPVSRVAGCPALRG
- the cbiD gene encoding Cobalt-precorrin-5B C(1)-methyltransferase; translation: MQGDFCCTGVFFTKGIAGLAFEHYIYKNQKKLRCGYTTGSCAAIAARGAVRLLLTGKAGPSETIVTPSGVRVCAELLDCARGADFAQCAVRKDGGDDPDATDGALIYARAEKAPGAGVSVEGGKGVGRVTKKGLDQPVGAAAINRVPRRMILLEAERAGREAGYPGGLRIVISVPEGEKIAAKTFNPRLGIEGGISILGTSGIVEPMSEQAMADSIRLELSRLRVDGRSGAVLTPGNYGADFLKERFGALLPLTVKCSNFFGATLDNAVQLGFERILVVGHIGKLVKLAAGIMNTHSRWADARMEILTAHAALCGAPRAALREVMDSATCDAALEVLGRERLVRPVMESVMEKIGFHLSRRVGCGVRAEAVMFSNGYGLLGETTGADGLIRELTEES
- the cbiF gene encoding Cobalt-precorrin-4 C(11)-methyltransferase, which produces MVYFVGAGPGAADLITVRGKKLLEGADLIVYAGSLVNPELLDFARLGCVKKNSADMTLEQVIEAMVPFVRQGKTVVRLHTGDPSVFGAIREQMDALKSRGVPFQVVPGVSSFCGAAATLGAEYTLPGVSQTVILTRLAGRTPVPPRESVRSLSEHRSSMAVFLSAGMTGRLKEELLAGGYPAETPAAIVYKATWPDEKIVRGTVARLPEMAEQAGITKTALILVGGFLGEDYERSRLYDPSFSHGFREKSV